In a genomic window of Brettanomyces nanus chromosome 1, complete sequence:
- a CDS encoding uncharacterized protein (BUSCO:EOG093419OA), which translates to MSVSVPVKQYGVTPPISTAASTPEQVKLNDAMIEELRNQGSFETEAGVLKRREILATLQTLVEEFVYTVSRKKNMSEGMSKDAGGKLFTFGSYRLGVYGPGSDIDTLVVVPKHVTREDFFTIFDQIIRKRPELQNIQSVPDAYVPILKTVFDGVDIDIICSRLDVPQVPLDMSLKDNNLLRNIDDKDLRALNGTRVTDLILQLVPQKTVFRAALRTIKLWAKKRAIYANMFGFPGGVAWAMLVARICQLYPNAVGAVIVEKFFHIYLQWKWPQPVVLQQIGDGPLPVRVWNPQLYGQDRSHIMPVITPAYPSMCATHNIGASTQAIILEEIRRASEIVTDIESGNKKWNALFEKHDFFYRYKFYLTVITATKGSYEEHLKWSGMVESKLRLLVQRLEPIEGIVLVHPYVKPMMNAYLSKEESDLFKMKELYGTLEGEKFAKDHLEEFKIDDDTDVKKIEEEAAKANKHIVYLMKLYIGLKLDMKGTNKKLDIQVPCSEFDMICRGWPAFDQDKNSLSIRHVKLWNLPNDVYEEDEKRPVKRSKRKASEHQSNGESTHKKLKGDTSSSSAATQVQAGAPPSSGVVANAST; encoded by the coding sequence ATGAGTGTGTCAGTGCCAGTGAAACAGTATGGAGTAACACCACCGATTTCTACGGCGGCATCAACACCTGAACAAGTGAAATTGAACGATGCCatgatagaagaattgagaAATCAAGGCTCGTTCGAAACAGAGGCAGGagttttgaaaagaagagaaattcTTGCCACGTTGCAAACACTTGTAGAAGAGTTTGTGTATACAGTTTcgagaaagaagaatatgagcGAGGGAATGTCGAAAGATGCTGGTGGTAAACTTTTCACGTTTGGATCGTACCGTTTAGGAGTATACGGACCAGGATCGGATATCGATACGTTAGTTGTGGTGCCTAAACATGTTACGAGAGAAGACTTTTTCACGATTTTTGATCAAATTATAAGGAAGAGACCAGAATTACAAAACATTCAGTCAGTTCCGGATGCTTATGTGCCTATTCTCAAGACCGTGTTTGACGGCGTAGACATCGATATTATCTGTAGCCGTCTAGATGTGCCCCAGGTACCACTTGACATGTCTTTAAAGGACAACAACTTGTTGAGAAACATTGATGACAAAGATCTTCGGGCCTTGAATGGTACCCGTGTGACCGATCTTATACTACAATTGGTTCCACAAAAAACTGTGTTCCGTGCAGCCTTACGTACCATTAAGCTATGGGCCAAAAAGAGAGCGATCTATGCTAATATGTTTGGTTTTCCCGGAGGTGTTGCCTGGGCTATGCTTGTGGCCAGAATTTGTCAGCTATATCCTAATGCTGTTGGTGCTGTTATAGTGGAGAAGTTTTTCCACATTTACCTTCAATGGAAGTGGCCCCAGCCTGTGGTGCTTCAGCAGATTGGGGATGGTCCATTACCAGTGAGAGTTTGGAATCCTCAATTGTACGGCCAGGACAGGTCACATATAATGCCAGTTATCACGCCTGCTTATCCATCCATGTGTGCCACCCATAATATTGGTGCATCCACTCAGGCGATcattttggaagaaattcGGAGAGCTTCAGAGATTGTGACGGATATAGAATCTGGAAATAAGAAGTGGAACGCTCTATTCGAAAAACATGACTTCTTCTATAGATACAAATTTTACCTTACGGTGATCACAGCTACTAAAGGTTCTTACGAGGAACATTTGAAGTGGAGTGGTATGGTGGAGTCGAAGTTGAGATTATTAGTGCAAAGATTAGAACcaattgaaggaattgtGTTAGTTCATCCTTACGTCAAGCCCATGATGAACGCATATTTgtctaaagaagaaagcgatcttttcaagatgaaagaaCTCTACGGCACACTAGAAGGGGAAAAGTTCGCTAAAGACCACTTAGAAGAATTTAAGATCGATGACGATACTGAtgtgaaaaaaattgaagaagaagcagctaAGGCCAACAAACATATCGTCTATTTGATGAAACTATACATTGGATTGAAATTGGACATGAAAGGTACCAACAAGAAGCTGGATATTCAAGTACCATGCTCGGAATTCGACATGATCTGTCGGGGCTGGCCCGCTTTTGACCAGGACAAGAACTCTCTTAGTATTCGTCACGTAAAACTTTGGAACTTGCCTAATGATGTTTACGAAGAGGATGAGAAGAGACCAGTTAAGAGGTCGAAGAGAAAGGCTTCAGAACATCAGAGTAACGGTGAGTCTACGcacaagaagttgaaaggTGACACGTCCTCCTCGTCTGCAGCTACCCAGGTGCAAGCCGGAGCTCCGCCTTCCTCTGGAGTCGTGGCCAACGCCAGTAcataa
- a CDS encoding uncharacterized protein (BUSCO:EOG09342G92), whose protein sequence is MKTESTAMPSFTSKLLGRSSSDSKKTSVSSSRKNTSASTTNTNGCENVDDIDEVDEQGQSILLGIIAQLRPGCDLSRITLPTFILERKSLLERITSQLQQPDIVMKAEATRDDSLERFLLVVKWYMSCWHIAPKAVKKPLNPILGEFFTCYWDLPNGEQAYYISEQTSHHPPKSSYFYTIPSSNLRVDGIVIPKSRFLGNSTAAIMDGVTRLSFMDIRDPETGEPETYTLTQPNMYGRGILFGSLKFELGDHMVVKCPSTGYEADIEFKTKGFISGTYNAIHGVIIDTRTDETLYEITGKWNEQMYIKDLDSDEKKIFWDCDEANPLRPKVRPLEEQGDYESRKLWKKVTDALADRDHKIATDEKFKIEEEQRKEATAREEEGVEFHPKLFKPLSIEESVEDGNDKLEFIIYKDRSLDKDFAEHDTESIKKHIFEMAPILPGQKFDKQFRIPAYEKIADQPGEE, encoded by the exons atgaaA ACGGAAAGCACCGCAATGCCTTCATTCACCTCCAAACTATTGGGTCGATCGAGCTCCGATAGTAAGAAAACATCGGTGTCATCATCTCGGAAGAACACTTCAGCTTCGACTACCAATACCAATGGCTGTGAGAATGTCGATGATATCgatgaagtggatgaaCAAGGTCAAAGCATATTACTGGGGATTATAGCACAGCTAAGACCGGGTTGTGACTTGTCTAGAATTACTTTGCCTACATTcattttggaaagaaaatcgCTGTTGGAAAGGATCACCAGTCAATTGCAGCAACCCGACATTGTAATGAAAGCCGAGGCTACCAGGGACGACTCCTTGGAACGATTCTTACTTGTTGTTAAGTGGTACATGTCTTGCTGGCACATCGCACCGAAGGCGGTTAAGAAGCCATTGAATCCAATTTTGGGAGAGTTCTTCACTTGCTATTGGGACTTGCCTAACGGTGAGCAAGCCTACTATATATCAGAACAGACGTCTCATCATCCTCCTAAATCGTCATACTTTTATACAATTCCCTCTTCTAATCTAAGGGTTGATGGAATCGTGATTCCAAAGTCTCGATTTTTAGGAAATTCCACGGCTGCCATCATGGACGGAGTTACAAGACTTTCATTTATGGATATCAGAGACCCAGAAACTGGAGAACCTGAGACCTACACCCTTACACAGCCAAACATGTACGGACGTGGTATTCTTTTTGGCTCTTTGAAGTTCGAATTAGGAGATCATATGGTTGTGAAGTGTCCTAGCACCGGTTATGAAGCGGATATTGAGTTCAAGACGAAAGGTTTTATCTCTGGCACCTATAATGCCATCCACGGTGTCATAATTGATACACGGACAGACGAAACGTTGTATGAAATTACAGGTAAGTGGAACGAGCAGATGTACATTAAAGATTTGGACTCtgacgagaagaagatattttGGGATTGCGATGAAGCCAATCCATTGAGACCTAAGGTTAGacctcttgaagaacaggGCGACTATGAGAGTCGGAAGCTATGGAAGAAAGTCACAGATGCTTTAGCTGATAGGGACCATAAAATAGCTACAGATGAGAAATTTAAgatcgaagaagaacaacGGAAAGAAGCTACAGccagagaagaagaaggggTGGAGTTTCATCCAAAGCTTTTCAAACCGCTATCGATTGAAGAATCagttgaagatggtaaCGATAAGTTGGAATTCATCATTTACAAGGACCGTTCGCTTGATAAAGACTTTGCCGAGCATGATACTGAATCCATAAAAAAACACATCTTTGAGATGGCTCCGATTCTTCCTGGCCAGAAATTCGATAAGCAGTTCCGTATTCCTGCTTATGAGAAGATTGCGGACCAACCCGGAGAAGAGTGA